The following are encoded together in the Phycisphaerae bacterium genome:
- a CDS encoding exo-alpha-sialidase: protein MQKLVVSRDDTVYEAFADVAQGPDGTLVCTYRESLAHAPAPFSRIIVRRSEDGGMSWRPRQVVIEKDDTKGEGRLNCSRITACADGTLLLVVDFFPPGRGEWQENPCENLLFRSTDSGRTWTGPQETGIQDGVVPAIKELANGDLLIGVTRMRMPKNMDWRQALKHGTEEQTVYISSDKGRRWEGPFAVPGVGRLRLNEGDFAQLDDGTVVCYMREDAEKLSGWKSISRDGGRTWCEPIRTEMFSCRGRPSVGRLRSGEVLVTYRFCSGVSTSLALYMETAEEALRVEPPDPTKYDSEYKAGRFAFIDNDRSLHPDSGYSGWVQLPSGSLYVVNYITDDAPMAQIRGYLLSREDFYLFPEGDIRWLHPAHGRPYVEQTAEMARKQFQENRRRDWSKRVPTQK, encoded by the coding sequence ATGCAGAAGCTGGTTGTTTCGCGGGATGATACGGTCTATGAGGCCTTTGCCGACGTTGCCCAGGGTCCGGACGGGACGCTGGTGTGCACGTACCGGGAGTCCCTGGCTCACGCCCCGGCGCCGTTTTCACGGATTATCGTCCGGCGGAGCGAGGACGGCGGCATGAGCTGGCGGCCCAGGCAGGTGGTCATCGAGAAGGACGACACCAAGGGCGAGGGCCGGCTCAACTGCTCGCGGATCACCGCCTGCGCCGACGGGACGCTGCTGCTGGTTGTCGATTTCTTCCCGCCCGGACGCGGCGAGTGGCAGGAGAACCCGTGCGAGAACCTGCTGTTTCGCAGCACCGACAGCGGCCGGACGTGGACCGGACCGCAGGAGACCGGCATTCAGGACGGCGTCGTCCCGGCGATCAAGGAACTGGCCAACGGCGACCTGTTGATCGGCGTGACGCGGATGCGCATGCCGAAGAACATGGATTGGCGGCAGGCCCTCAAGCACGGCACGGAGGAACAGACGGTCTATATTTCGAGCGACAAGGGTCGCCGTTGGGAAGGTCCCTTTGCCGTGCCCGGTGTCGGACGGCTGCGGCTCAACGAGGGCGACTTCGCCCAACTGGACGACGGGACGGTGGTCTGCTACATGCGTGAGGACGCCGAGAAGCTCAGCGGCTGGAAGAGCATCTCCCGCGACGGTGGGCGCACATGGTGCGAGCCGATCCGGACCGAGATGTTCTCGTGCCGCGGCCGGCCGTCGGTGGGTCGGCTTCGCAGCGGCGAGGTCCTGGTCACGTACCGCTTCTGCAGCGGGGTCTCGACGTCGCTGGCCTTGTACATGGAGACGGCTGAGGAGGCCCTGCGGGTCGAGCCGCCGGACCCGACCAAGTACGACAGCGAGTACAAAGCGGGGCGATTTGCGTTCATCGACAACGACCGGAGTCTGCATCCGGACAGCGGCTATTCCGGCTGGGTGCAACTGCCCAGCGGCAGCCTGTACGTGGTGAACTACATCACCGACGACGCCCCGATGGCCCAGATTCGCGGCTATCTTCTGTCTCGTGAGGATTTCTATCTGTTTCCCGAAGGCGACATCCGGTGGCTGCACCCGGCCCACGGCCGCCCTTACGTGGAACAGACGGCGGAGATGGCGCGGAAGCAGTTCCAGGAGAACCGCCGTCGCGACTGGTCCAAGCGGGTTCCCACGCAGAAATGA
- a CDS encoding transcription termination factor Rho, producing the protein MRYEGILEQWKPNIAQLRQVMMAMPSRREDPFVSREMIRDFKLREGSLIAGEVAEKGKKGPRLEKIETICGLNPDDWLQQESFEDKTVIDPQPQLVLEPKENNIEVPYGTTSVRTIDLICPLGFGQRAIIVAPPRTGKTVLLQQIAVAIKNNYPTIDLIMLLIDERPEEVTEMRRIIPGQVFASCNDREVKSHVRLGRLIIEYAKSLSQAGRDVVVMLDSLTRLSRAFNVSQRDSGRTLTGGLDARALEVPKRLFGSARKFELGGSLTIIATALIDTGSRMDDFIFQEYKGTGNMELVLSRDLANERMFPSIDIPMSGTRKEHLLVGSRLPEYNALRRYVTRLKPKEAYQSLALALKKFQTNSILLNNLSPS; encoded by the coding sequence ATGCGCTACGAAGGCATTCTGGAACAGTGGAAACCCAACATCGCCCAACTCCGGCAGGTCATGATGGCCATGCCCTCACGACGGGAAGACCCGTTCGTCAGCCGCGAGATGATCCGCGACTTCAAGCTGCGCGAAGGATCGCTGATCGCGGGCGAGGTGGCCGAGAAGGGCAAGAAGGGCCCTCGGCTGGAGAAGATCGAGACCATCTGCGGACTGAACCCCGATGACTGGCTTCAGCAGGAGAGCTTCGAGGACAAGACGGTCATCGATCCTCAGCCGCAGCTCGTCCTCGAACCGAAAGAGAACAACATCGAGGTCCCTTACGGCACCACCTCGGTCCGCACGATCGACCTGATCTGTCCGCTGGGGTTCGGCCAGCGGGCGATCATCGTGGCCCCGCCGCGAACCGGCAAGACCGTGCTGCTCCAGCAGATCGCGGTGGCGATCAAGAACAACTATCCGACCATCGACCTGATCATGCTGCTGATCGACGAGCGGCCCGAGGAAGTCACCGAAATGCGACGGATCATTCCGGGCCAGGTCTTTGCGAGCTGCAACGACCGCGAGGTCAAATCCCACGTGCGACTCGGCCGCCTGATCATCGAATACGCCAAGTCGCTCTCCCAGGCCGGACGCGACGTGGTGGTCATGCTCGACTCCCTGACCCGCCTGTCGCGGGCGTTCAACGTCTCGCAGCGGGACAGCGGCCGCACGCTCACCGGCGGCCTCGACGCCCGGGCCCTCGAGGTGCCCAAACGCCTCTTCGGCTCGGCCCGCAAGTTCGAGCTCGGCGGCTCGCTGACCATCATCGCCACCGCCCTGATCGACACCGGCTCCCGGATGGACGACTTCATCTTCCAGGAGTACAAGGGCACCGGCAACATGGAACTGGTGCTCTCGCGCGATCTGGCCAACGAACGCATGTTCCCTTCGATCGACATCCCGATGTCGGGAACCCGCAAGGAGCATCTGCTGGTCGGCTCGCGCCTGCCGGAGTACAACGCCCTGCGCCGATATGTGACGCGCCTCAAGCCAAAAGAGGCCTACCAGTCGCTGGCCCTGGCCCTCAAAAAATTCCAGACCAACAGCATCCTGCTGAACAACCTGAGCCCGTCGTAG
- a CDS encoding Gfo/Idh/MocA family oxidoreductase has product MSVRIGLIGAGGISTAHVKAIEAIDDAAIVAVSDLESDRANTRAAEAKAGAVYTDFRKMLDEQKLDAVWVCTPPSVRAEPIEACIERKLPVFTEKPVGVSAAAAAELAARIERAGLPVMVGYVLRFMKVTDWLREHLAQDRVSLVCSTYCSPMTLNYAAKTPAPLWFYRKEISGGAIADQATHLFDLMRYLVGEVDTIYSLGSNCFQPKSAEYTVEDAYSVSFRFANGVLGVHGHTWCHASWRSGLTLYGAKGMYALNCMRGRAEVETPDGKTMSYQPDDAMFVNEDRFFIDMVRRGDFSKLHCSFADGARTLALTQKILDVLDSPTSATA; this is encoded by the coding sequence ATGTCGGTTCGGATTGGGCTGATTGGCGCCGGAGGCATTTCGACTGCGCACGTGAAGGCGATCGAGGCGATCGACGACGCCGCGATCGTGGCGGTCTCGGACCTCGAATCCGACCGCGCCAACACCCGCGCCGCCGAGGCCAAAGCCGGCGCGGTCTACACCGATTTCCGGAAAATGCTCGACGAGCAAAAACTCGACGCGGTGTGGGTGTGCACGCCGCCGTCGGTGCGGGCCGAGCCGATCGAGGCCTGCATCGAACGAAAATTGCCGGTGTTCACCGAAAAACCGGTGGGCGTCAGCGCCGCCGCCGCCGCGGAACTGGCGGCCAGGATCGAGCGGGCGGGACTGCCGGTGATGGTGGGCTACGTGCTGAGATTCATGAAGGTCACCGACTGGCTGCGCGAGCACCTCGCCCAGGACCGCGTCTCGCTGGTCTGCTCGACCTACTGCTCGCCGATGACGCTGAACTACGCAGCCAAAACGCCCGCTCCCCTGTGGTTCTACCGCAAGGAGATCTCCGGCGGCGCCATCGCCGACCAGGCGACACACCTGTTCGATTTGATGCGCTATCTGGTCGGCGAGGTGGATACAATTTACAGTCTGGGCAGCAATTGTTTTCAACCCAAGAGCGCCGAGTACACCGTCGAGGACGCCTACAGCGTCTCGTTCCGCTTCGCCAACGGCGTGCTGGGGGTCCACGGCCATACCTGGTGCCACGCCTCGTGGCGGTCGGGCCTGACCCTCTACGGGGCTAAGGGCATGTACGCCCTGAACTGCATGCGGGGCCGGGCCGAGGTCGAGACCCCCGACGGAAAGACGATGAGCTATCAGCCGGACGACGCCATGTTCGTCAATGAGGACCGGTTTTTCATCGACATGGTCCGGCGGGGCGATTTCTCGAAACTGCACTGCAGTTTCGCCGACGGGGCGCGCACGCTCGCGCTGACCCAGAAGATACTCGATGTGCTGGATTCGCCGACGTCGGCGACGGCATAG